DNA sequence from the Streptomyces canus genome:
CGGCCCATGTACTCGGCCATGCGCCGCAGTTGGGCCGCGACAGCAGTCTCGGCACCGGCCACCTCCAACTCGGGCCTGGTGTCCCGCGCTTGCTGGGTCTCCAGCGCCAGTGTCGTCCGTACGGCGGCTCGGATGTCGGCGACGTGGGCTGCCTGGACGCTGCGGGTGAGGAACGCGGACCGCTCTCCGCCGGCCGCGATGTCGGTGGTCAACTGGACTGCCCGGCGGGCCGCTTGGGCCTGGGCACGCTGTTCACCGCCTGCTGCCGCGAGCTGCCCCAGCGGAAGGAAGAAGAGCAGGCAGAAGACGACGAGGTGGCACCACACCGTCCGGCGGTCATCGGGTGGAGCGGTTGCCGGCTGAGGGATGATCTCCGGCTCTCGGAGGACCCGAACGCCGGGCGGCGCGGGGCGTCGCCAAGCCGGTGGCCTCAGCACACCGGCCGCGACAGCGGCGGCGATCACCGCGGCACCCGCGATCCCTGCCGAGACCAACCCCCACGAGGCCCACCGGTCCCCCTCGCGCAAGGTCGCGTCGGGATTGAGCGCGTACATCTCGGGCGAGTGTTCCTGCACGTCCGCCAGCCGACGGGGCACGTCGTAACCGAGGTTCCGGGTCAGATAGGTGTCGTTGCCGACGAGGAGTTCCGGCGGGGCGGCCTGGCGCAGGCTGAACGCGGTGCGGGAGGCCAGCGCGTGTTCGGACACGGCCACCCGGTTGTCCTTGCCCAGCGCCGACAGGGCTTCGGCGCGGACTTCCTCCGCGGCCACCAGGAAGGCCGGCGGGGCCTCGTCCGCGTAGAGGTGGCGTACGTCCTCCTGCACGGCCGCCTGCCGCTTGACGTCCTCTCGGACAGCGTCCTGATATGCGCCGCCCGCCTGGCTGAACTGCCAGGTGCAGACCAGCGTGGCCAGTGACACGACCAGGATCAGCCCGATCTGGACTCGGATGCGCACACTGAAGCGGGTACGGGGCGTCGGGGGAGTCGGGGTGGTCAAGAGTCGACCCGCCGTAAGACGAAGCGGAGGCCGTCTTCGTCGGTGAGGGTGAACACGTCGTCGGCCAGCGACCAGACGAATCGCTGGGGCGTCAGTGAACCCGGCCGGTCGGTGTAGTCGTCGCCGGGGTGTGCGGGATCCTTTCTCGTCGTCGTGGCGGACGAGGGACGCAGGGTCAGTGTCCGACCGTCGACCTCGACGGCTCCGGCGGTGCTGCGCTTCAGGAGGTAGAACTCGTTCGACTCCGCGGACAGAGGGGAGGTCAGCACCCCCGCGTACGCGTACCTGCCGTCTGCCGTGAAGCGGTACGCCAGCGTGGTGTTGGAACCTGGCTGCGCGCTCTCCCATGCGCCGACAAGAGCGGCGGGAACGGCTCCGGCCCATGTGGGAGTCGCCGGGGCGGCCGAGACGGTCGGGCTCGGCGGAGGGCTGGGCTCATCGTGTTCCGTGGCACAGGCCGCGGACATTGCCGCCGCTCCCAGCGTCAGCGAGACCATCAACGCTCTGCGGACGCCGTATAACAGCAGGCGGAGATTCATCAACTGCCCCCCAGCTCCTCGATTCTCAGGAAATCCGGTCATCCTCCGCTGATTTGGCGTACGTAGCTCACGCCGTCGAGCGACAGGTTCTCGAACGTGTAGCCGTAGCCCCCGTCGAAGGGGGTGACCGACCAATTCCTGACATACAGGGGGCCACCGGGAATGTGCAGAGTCATGGCCGAGCCCTCCACGATCGCTGGACCACGTAGCACTTGGCCATTGTTGTAATACACTGCCACGTATCCCTCGGCGAAGAACTCGATCTTCGTCGCCCGTGCGCTGCCCTCGCCGTCGCCGTCCCACTCTCCCACCAGTTCCTCCGGTACCTGTCCCGCGAGGGGGGTGCGTGGACCGGAATCGGGCTCGGCGGGTCCGTCCGACGAGGTTTCCGGCGCTGGGTCGGGCGGCGCCGGCGGGGGCTGGATCGTGGGAGCGGACGATGTCGTCGGTGCGTACGGCTCCGGCGGTGAAGCGGACGAGTCGTCGCCCGTTCCGCACCCCACGGCCAGGCACAGTAAGGCCACCGCGAACCCCCGCATGAGTGACGCGTTCATCGCGGCTCCCTCGAAAATCCCCGCCCTGCAATCCCGCGAGCGAGCGTAGACGCCGCCTCATCTTCGAGAGAGCGCCCTGCTGGAGACGGTCAGCCTTTGGCAATTCCCGCGCCCGAATCGCCTCGACGGCATTCATCTTCTTCCACATGGGGCAAACAGCCGGGTGGTACGAGACTTTCGCGCGGCTTTCCGGCTCAGAGAGGCGGGGTTGTTCGCTGCCGTTCAGTCCTCGTGGAGGCCGCGGACGAGTCGGGCGACGATCTCCGCTGCCCGCTCGGGCCGCTCCTCGAACCAGGTGCCGAGGTGTTCTTGGACGGTCTCCCCGACGCAGGCCCGCACAGCGGTGTTGCCCAGCAACCCCACCGTGGCGCCGAGGAATTGGGGACGGTCCAGCTTCACCGACACCACGGCCGTGAGGCCCTCGCCGATGCGGGCCACGTCGAGATCGGTGTCGGCCGCCGTCAGCAGCCCCCGCCTCCGCGCGTACACGGTGACCGCGGCCGCAACTCCCTCGCGGAAGCCGTCCACGTGCGTGCCCCCCTGGCGGGTGGCCAAGCTGTTGGCGAAGCTGTGCATCCGCTCCTCGCGGGACCCGTTCCACAGGAAGGCCACTTCCATCACCCCTGCCATCCGCGGATCCTCCCGCTCGAATCCGATGACCTCCTCGTGGAGGAGCGACCCCGCCTCCGCGTCGAGAGCGGCGACGAAGTCCCGCACTCCGCCCGGGTACCGGAACATGACCGCCCGAGCCTCGCCCGCCGGGCGTTCGTCCGTGAGGGTGATGCCGAGGCCCGGGTTGAGGAAGGCCACCTGCCGGAAGCGTTCGGCCAGCACGGCGAACGAGCAGCCCGTCGAGTCGAAGACCTCAGTGTCGGGCCAGAAGACGATGGTCGTCCCGCTTCGGTCCGCGGGCCCCAGGGTGGCGGGCGGGGCGACCGCGACACCGCGCGCGTACTCCTGAGCCCGGAGGACCCCCTCGCGCCGCACCTCGGCCCTCAGCCGGCTCGACAGGGCGTTGACGACGCAGAGCCCCACGCGGGGGTGACCCACGGCCACGGTATGCCGGCCACCGGGATCGGGCCCGGCGTGGAGGCTGGTCAGCAGCGTTTCGAGCCCCGGGCCGCCGGTGTCCCCGGTGGTCTCGAAGGGATCCCCCGGCCCGCCGTCGGCGAGCCGCACGCCGCCGTCACGCGTCAGCGTGACGTCGACGGTGCCGCCCTGGCCGGGCAGCGACTGGTTCACCGCCCGGCCGACGGCTTCCCACACCAACTGCAGCACCCCGCGTTCGCCGACCGAGCCGATCCACATCCCGGGCCGCTTCCGAACGGCTTCCCGCCCCTCCAGCACCTCGATCGCGGCAACGTCGTACTCCACGCCTTCTCCACTCAAGAAGACCCCTCCCACGGCTTCCGACGGACCTGCCCAGCCTAGGCTGAATTCAGGAAAGCACCAGGTCAGAGCCATTTTGCTCAAGCCGTGGACGGGCGGGTGACGGCACTCCGGGGGAGCGGTCGGCCCGGGGACCGCGCACCGCCCCCAACGGGTGTCCGGGGCCCCGCCCATGCCGTGCACGACCCCGTTTTGGGAGCCGCTGAGGGCCCTGATTCGGAAGGGCGCGCAGCTCAGGTGAAGGACAGCAGCATGTTCGTCTCGCCGATGGCCAGCGCGGTGCCGATGACGAAGAACAGGCCTTGAACGACGCTGGTGATCCGCATGCGCAGCCGTGTGTGGACGTAGCACGACACGGCGAGCGCACACGGGATGAACCAGACCACGGCCAGCTGAAGCGGCGACACGTCCTCGCTCTTGGCGGGCGTACGACCCGGCGGCCCCGAGTGCGACATCCCGACGATGAACATCAACAGAGCCACTCCCGCCAGGGCCGCGGCATCAGCCACCGCCAGCAGTAGCGCGACCGCGGCATCGGTCAGCCGAGAGGGCCGCGGCCTCTGCGCCCCGGTGTCCTCATCCTCATCCGTGACGGACCGCCCGCCGAAGCGTCGGCGCACTCCGCCGATGGCGTCCCGGGTTCTCTCCCACCAGACCACTGCTCGACTGCACCATGGAGGCGGCGATTCCGCCCGGCCCGGTTCATAACGACTCGGCTTCCGTCGACGCGGGCCGAGGCGGTGTCGTACGGGCGTGGCGGAAGGTGAAGTCGGCGGGCCTGCGCGCATGGACCGCCCGGGCACCCGTCACTCCCACGGCATCAGGCGGATCGACGTACACCCCGAGCCACTGATCAAGGAGGCGGACCGGGAATTGGATCAGCGCTCGGGCTCGTGGGTTGGTGCCGCTTTTGGGGCGGAGTTCTTCAACTCGGCTGGAAGATTTGGTTGAGGAAGTGGTGGGTGGCGGGATCGGTGGTGTGGATGCGGGTGGTGTGGGTGCCGCGGGTGCGGAGAGAGCGATCCGACGCAATCGACCACTGAGGTGACGCTCCGCGACCGCTCTGCACGATCTCACTGTTCTGAACCCACGTCGCGCCATACGGCGAGGTCGAGCTCAACCTGAACAGCACGCTCATTCGCGGCGCAGGCCGGCCACGTGCGAGCCGGGAGCGGTCGATTCCTTTTGGTGGTGGCCGGGATCTACATGGTGAGAGGCGCGGCCCGCACGACGGGCCGATCGGTCTCTCTCATGCACGCCGAGAGAGAGGCTGATCGCCGATGAGCATTCCCGCGACCATGCGCGCACTGCAGCAGACTTCCCTCAACGGCCCGCAGGACATGCACCTGATCGAAGCCGCTGGATGACCCTGCACACCGTGGCTGGCGAGACTCCGAACAGCGGCGCCAGCTGCCGCATGGTGAGGTTCGTCCGGTAGTAGACAGCCACCGGCAGCACCCGGTCGGCAAGCGGTAGGCACCACAGACGCTCGATCCGCGGCCCGTCACCACCCCGCTCCCGCGCCACCTTCAGCAACCCCTCGAACTGCCTCATCCGCAGCCCGGTGAACGTCTCCACCCGCAAGGGCTGAGCCCTCAACACCGCACGCATACAAGGGAAATTCCCAGTTCGATGCGTGCGTAAGATCTTGCGCGGCCCGATGCGACACCGGCCTCGCCGATCTTGCGGCGAGGCCCTGCATCGGGTCAGCCGCAGTGGCGGCCCGAGTTGATGCAGGAGACCGCCTGGTTCATGAGGACGGGGCCCGCAACTCATGACGAAACGCTTACGTCCAGGCTCACCGGAGGCTCATCCGGCCTTCCCCGACCTAGCGTGCCGGTGTGAACCGCGATCTTCTCCGCGACCTGTCCGCGACCCTCGCCGCAGCGCTGCTCGTCACGACGGCGGCTGTGATCGGCACGGTCCTGGAACGCCATTATGGAAACCTTCATGTCAGCTGGCCTCCGCTGTACGGCCATTGGGAGCCGCACGTCGGCCCCGGCACCCCCGCCGCCATCATGGTGGCCCTCGTAGTCGTCGCGTACGGGCCGCTCCTCGCCGCTCGGCTGCCCTGGCGCGCGCTGCTGTGCACGGCCTGGGGCACCGCCATGGCATGGACGTTCTCGCTCGCCCTGGTCGACGGATGGCAGCGCGGAGTCGCCGGGCGCCTGACGACCAAGTACGAATACCTACAGGTCATCGACCCCGTCAACCGCTTCCTCGACATCCCCGCCGTCCTCCGGGACTTCACTCACCACATCCTGATCAACTCACCCGACCATTGGCCTGCGCACGTCGCCGGACATCCGCCCGCGGCTACGCTCACCTTCGTCCTCCTCGACCGGATCGGGCTGGGCGGCGGCGCCTGGGCGGGGGTCTGGTGCATCACTGTCGGGGCGACAGCGGCGGTGGCGGTCCTCGTCACCCTACGAGCGCTGTCCGGGGAGGCGCTCGCCCGTCGCGCCGCGCCCTTCCTGGTCCTGGCCCCGGCGGCCGTGTGGATGGGCACCTCCGCGGACGGGTACTTCGCGGCAGTCGCCGCCTGGGCGATCGCGTTCCTGGCCCTCGCGGTCACGGGACACCGGCCACGGTCGGCAGGTCTTGCCTCCGGGCTTCTCTTCGGACTCACCGCGTATCTCTCGTACGGACTGACACTGTTCGCGGTGATCGCCGGTGGCGTCCTGCTGCTCGGCTCCCGACGGCTGCGCCCCCTCCCCTACGTCCTTGCCGGATTCGTCGTCGTCCCGGCCGTGTTCACGTTCGTGGGCTTCAACTGGTGGGAGGCGTATCACCTGCTGGTCACCCGCTACTACCAAGGGGCCGGCGGCATCCGCCCGTACGGCTACTGGGTGTGGGCGAACCTCGCATGCACGGCACTCGTCGTGGGACCGGCAACGGTGGCCGGGCTCAGACGAGCCGGTGCGACTCCCATCCGCCAGGGTCTTCGCACGTGCCTGCGCCGCTCCGACGCCGAACCTCGCCTTGCCCTGCTCGCCTCCGCCGCCCTGTTTGCGCTCCTCGCCGCCGACCTCTCCGGCATGAGTAAGGCGGAAACAGAGCGCATCTGGCTGCCGTTCGCGATGTGGCTGCTCCCGACATGCGCGTTCCTGACCCGGCCCCGCGCCTGGCTCACCGCACAGGCGGTCCTCGCCCTACTCCTCAACCACCTGCTGTTGACGGGATGGTGACGCGGCAACGTGTCGCCCTCGGCCGTCCGGCGGAAGCGTGTCGGCGGTAGGTGTCCCGGCCTGAGTCCTCTGCGGAAACCGGATCGGCGGTGACTCCTGCTTCCTGAGCCGCGAGTACGACCACATCGATTCCGGTCCGGCCGCGCGGGCTGGATCATCGACCACGCCGGAGCCGATCACGGCGGGAAGGCTCTGTCCAGATCGGTCTCCGCACTCGCGGGAGCCGCGCATTGCTTGGCGGGGTCGCCGGTCACCACTGGCCGATGACCGGCGCGTCGGGTTCGTGCTGCCGCCACGTCCGGGTGAGGCGTGCGAGCCGTTCCGCGGCGGCGAAGCCGTGCACCGCCGCGACCTTGCCGTCGCTGATCTCGAACGCCGCGGTGCCCACGATCCGGTTCTCGAGAACGGCGAGCACGGCGGGCCAGCCGTTGACCTGCGCGAGGTGGAATGAGGGCGAGCCGTCGGCCAGGCGCCGCTTCGCGGAACTGGGTTTGAACGCGGTCCGCATCATGGTGGCGATACGCTGCGGCGTCTCGTAGCGCCACAGCGTCCTGGAGAGGCCCGCGCCGTCGGAGAGCGCGGTCGCGTCGTCGCCGTGGATCCACGTCATAGCCTCCTGGGTCAGCTGGACATCACTGACGCAGGCGCCCAGGCGGTCGACGCTCACGCGGGAAAACGGCCGCTCCCCGATGGTTGTCCACCTTCGCCAGTTGCGGCCGGGTGGGATCTTTCTCGGCGTCGCGCCGGGGCGCGCAGTCAACTCGCGGCAGAACTTGGGGCCGCGACAGACGGAGGGCACGTCGGCGGCGTAGCCCTGCAGCAATGGACGAAGCCCAGTGGGGAACCCTGACGCATCCTTAACGCCTTACTTGCGCTTCCCTGACGTAGTGTCGGGGGCGGAGTGCCGGGAAGTCTGGTCGGCGAAGTGTCCTGTCCTCGACGAATGCGTCCGCAGGGACGCCAAGGAAGGTCTTCGCGTGACCGTCTCGAAGTCGGCCGCCGCCATCGCGGCTGCTCCGTCTGCTGTCGCGGGCGGCCGTGGCCCGCGCCGTTCCGTTCTCTTCTTCGCGTTCGCCTTCGCGGTGATCGCTGACCCCGTCTCCTCGGTGGCGTACGCGATCGAGGCAGCGTTGCGCGCCCTGCATGGCGACCTGGCGCTGCTGCTGCCCACGATGAGCCTGGTCATCGGGCTCGTCGTGGTCGTCACCGCCAACTACTGGCAGCTCGTCCGGCGCTTCCCCAAGGGCGGCGGCGCAGCGGCCGCGGCCGGGCGTGCGTTCGGTGCGCGCTGGACGTTCCTGCCCATCGGCGCGCTGGTCGTCGACTTCGTGCTGACCATCGGCATCTCGATCGCAGCCGCGACCAGCGCGGTCATCGCCCTCTTCCCAGGGCTTGCTCCGCTGCGCATCCCGATGGCGCTTCTGCTGCTGGTCGTGGTGGCGGGGCTGACCTGGTTCGGGCACGGCGGACGGCTGCTGTTCGCCTTCATGACCGTGGCCTTCGTCATCATCTCCGTGGCCGTACTGATCCTCGGCTTCACCTCGCCCCATGCCACCGGCCACGCCGCCACCTCGGCCGACCCGGGCCGTTCGGCGATGCTCGCGGTGGTCCTGGCGTTCCCGGTCGCGATGGCGCTGGCCACCGGAATCGAGGCGCCGTCGACCGCCATCGCCCAGCTCGGCCAGCTCGACGACACCCACCGCCGCCGCTTCGGCCGCGGGACGCTCGCGCTGCTGGTCGTGATCGTCGGAGGGCTGACTCTGGCCCTGACCGCGCTGGCCGTGCAGTTGCACATCGGTATCCCCGGCACGGACTCCACCCAGATCGCCGACATCGCGCACGCAGCCGCAGGACCCGGCTGGCTCTACAGCGCCTTCCAGCTGACCAGCTCGCTGCTCCTGCTCGCCGCGGCCAGCTCCTCCTTCCAGGCCGGCCCCGGACTGCTCAAGGCCCTGTCCGGCACACCCGAACAGCCCGGAGTGCTGCCGCCGGTCCTCGGCCGGGTCAACCGCCACCACACCCCCTACTGGTCGGTGGTCGTCTACCTCGCTGCCGCAGCACTGATCATCGTCGCCGCGGCGGGCCAGGAGCAGAAACTCGTGCTGTTCTACGCGGTCGCCGTCTTCGTCAGCTTCCTCGTCGGACTCGTCGCCATGGCCCGTTTTGCCCTCCGCGAGGACAAAACGGCCCTGGCCTGGGTCAACGCCCTGGCCGCCGTGGCCGTCGCCTTCACCCTGGCGGTGAACCTGCTCCGGGGCTGGCCGATGCTGTCCCTGGTGGCCACCCTCCTCATCGCGGCCGGCCTGTACGCGCGGTGGACGCGGGCCGGACGCCCCACCGGCATCGAAGACCTCGAGGCACGCGCCGAGGCGGAGTGACGGCGTGATGCGTACGGCACGGCGGCCTGAGCGGTAGTCGTGCCCTGCGACACCGGCTGACCACTCCCCGTGCGCATCAGACGGCCGAGACCGCGAGCGTCAGCACAAGCCCTCCATGTGACCTCGGACCGGTTCGCGGAAGCACCTGCGGTCTGACCACGGGCGGGGAGTCACAACCGGGGGCCGAAGGTGGTGATGAGTCGTCAATCGGTCTCTGTCAGCGATTGCGGGGAGCCGTCACGGTCGGTGAGTGTGGTGCTCAATTCCCGCGTCTGCGCCGGGGCGCGCCGTACCGGATATCGCCAGATGTGACGCTCCCTCATGGAGGCCCTGGTGGCAGCCTGTCCGCCGGGAGCCGAGACCCGCTGGCCGGCCCTGTATGTCAAGGGCCGTGCGGACGGTGACCGTACAGTGCGCACCGAGGCGTTCGGTGCGAGGGCGAGGGGAGTGTGGGAGCTGCCCGGCGCCGTGTGGCAGGAGACCGAGCTGCTGCTGTGGAAACCGCCCGCGGCGTGGTACACCGTCAACGCCTTCTACGCCATTGGCGGGCTGCGGACTGGTACGTGAACTTCCAGCACCCCACCGTTCGGTACGCGATGGGTTCGACACCTTCGACCTCACCGTGGACCTGGTCGTCGCCCCCGATCTGACCAGCTGGCAGTGGAAGGACGAAGACGAGTACGCGCACGTGCGTCGGCTCGGCATCGTCACGATCCCAAGCACCGGGCCGGGGACGCTGCCCGTGACCAGGCCCTCGCGATGCTCGCGGAACGCTCCGGCCCGTTCGGCGACGCCGACTCCTGGTCGGCCTGGCGGTGGAACACCACCTGGCCCGCACTCGAGCCTTCCGCGCCCCGTGGCGGCCGGACAGAGTTGCACGGACGGGCGGCTGAAACGTTGGCTGGAGGGTTTCCTCCAGCTGCCGGTCACAACCTGCCGAGGGCCTTGGCCAGCGCGTTCGCGGTGGAAGCGATCACCTTGTCATCGTGCGGGGTGTTGTTGAGGTTGCGGTTGGTGAACACCGACAAGACGATCGGCGCGTTCGATCGGGGTGTCCAGACGATGGCCAGGTCATTGGCGGTGCCGTAGTTTCTCGCGCCGCCGGTGCCGGTCTTGTCGCCGACCGTCCAGTCCTTGGGGAGTCCCGCACGGATCCGGTTGGCGCCGGTGAAGCTGGCCTTCAGCCAGGCGACCAGTCGCGCTCGGTCACGGGGATGGAGGGTCTTACCTGTGGTGAGCTCGGTGAAGGTCCGTGCGGCCGCTGCGGGGGTGGTGGTGTCGCGCTTTTCGCCGGGCTTCCACTCGGTCAGCCACGGTTCCGGTCGGTCCAGGCGGCTCGTCCCATCACCGGCCGCGCGGAAGAACTCGGTCAGCCCGCGCGGCCCGCTGATCTGCTTCAGCAGTGTGTTGCCCGCGAAGCCGTCGGATTTGGTGATCCCGGCGCGGCACAGCTGTGCAGGTGTCATGCCGGTGTCGGTGTATTCAGTCGTTTCTGGGGAGTTCGCGGTCAGCTCGGCCATCTCGGCAGGCTTCCAGCGAACCACCTTGTCCATCAGCCCGGGGTCGCTGGTGCGCGCTTTGTGCAGCACTGCCGCGCACGCGAACACCTTGAACATGGAGTTGAACGGGAAGCGCTCATCGGCCCGGTAGCCAACCGTTCTACCCGTCCCAAGGTCCATGCCCACCGCACCGATACGCCCGTCGTAGGACTTCTCAAGTTCCTGCAACGTCTTGCTCAGGGCGGAGCCGGAGGGGGCACTGCTCCCCGGCCGGGCGGCGACGTTGGAGGCGCTCGTCTCGCCGGTGACGGCACCAGCAACATAGACGAGGCCGCCCAGTAGCGCAGAAGTTAATGCCGCGGGCCCTAGAACTAATCGCAGCCGGATATGTGATGTCATGCCCAAGAGAAGATCAGAAGCTTCTGATCGTCGCCACGCCCATTCTCGCAGTTGGCCTGATCCAGCACTTCGGCTGCCCGCCGATTCTCCGCCGATTCTCCGCCGATTCTCCGTCGGTACGCAGCTCGGTGTGCCCTCGGGGACGGTCGTCTCCGGGCTCGCCCGGCTGCCGGGCAGCAGGCAGCCCGTCCTGCTGTCGAATGCTGACGTACGCGAAGATCAAAGCGGTGGCCGTGCCCGAGGACACCCGTCGACGCGGGATCGGGGCGGCCGTGCTCGCGCGGTGCGCGCAGGTGTACTGGTAGCTGGACTGCACACTGCTGTTCGGCGAGTTCGACTCTGAGCGAGACCTGGGGCCGTACTGGGGAACAGACGAAATGCGATGCTCCGGGTGACGGAATGCGTGGGGCTCAAGGTCAGTCGGCTGAGCGGTGGCCACATATCCGTCCACTCTCGCGGGACTCACCGTCATGCATCGGCGCCCCGCTAGCCGAGCTTTCGCAGCACCTCGGCGATGTTGGATCGGTACGTCCGCAGGGCCTGCAGTCCGGCGGCGTAGCGGTCGCGGTGCCGTGTGATGTCCACGGCCTGCTTCCGCGCCCGTGCAGCGTGCCAGAGTTCGGCCGTATGGTGGCGGCGTTTGCAGGTGACGTCCGCGGCGGCGGTGCCCCGCTCCCGCTGCGTATGGCGGGTGTTGCCGTCACTGCCCCGCTGCCAGGCGGTGTCCGTGTACGCCGCGACGGGGTCGGGATAGCGGGTGAATCCTTGTTGTGCCACACAGCGGGACCACACCTCCCATGCCGCACGGAGGCGGGGGTCGCGCTTGACCGCCTTGTCGACCTCGATCGCCCGTGTACTTGCGTAGAGCCAGTCTCGCTTGAGGTCGATGCCGCGCATCAGCCGCCGGTTCGTCTCGGCGTTGCAGGCGGGGAAGTCCGCATACTCGGCGTTGGTCATCCGGCGGCCCTTCGGCCGGAAAGCCCGGGACCTTGCCGGGTCCCAGCCGTAACCCCAGCGGCGGGCGGTGGCGAGATCCAGGGCGCCGTAGTCGGTGCTGACCGCGGTGGCGACGAAGGGGTCGCTGGGGTAGCGGGGGTCGAGCGGGAAGTCCGGGTGGCCATGCTCCGCCATGCACTGCCGGACCAGTAACGCCGAGGCCCGCTGCGATCGCTGGTAGTCCTGCGGCGTGAA
Encoded proteins:
- the bla gene encoding class A beta-lactamase; amino-acid sequence: MTSHIRLRLVLGPAALTSALLGGLVYVAGAVTGETSASNVAARPGSSAPSGSALSKTLQELEKSYDGRIGAVGMDLGTGRTVGYRADERFPFNSMFKVFACAAVLHKARTSDPGLMDKVVRWKPAEMAELTANSPETTEYTDTGMTPAQLCRAGITKSDGFAGNTLLKQISGPRGLTEFFRAAGDGTSRLDRPEPWLTEWKPGEKRDTTTPAAAARTFTELTTGKTLHPRDRARLVAWLKASFTGANRIRAGLPKDWTVGDKTGTGGARNYGTANDLAIVWTPRSNAPIVLSVFTNRNLNNTPHDDKVIASTANALAKALGRL
- a CDS encoding DNA gyrase subunit B → MEYDVAAIEVLEGREAVRKRPGMWIGSVGERGVLQLVWEAVGRAVNQSLPGQGGTVDVTLTRDGGVRLADGGPGDPFETTGDTGGPGLETLLTSLHAGPDPGGRHTVAVGHPRVGLCVVNALSSRLRAEVRREGVLRAQEYARGVAVAPPATLGPADRSGTTIVFWPDTEVFDSTGCSFAVLAERFRQVAFLNPGLGITLTDERPAGEARAVMFRYPGGVRDFVAALDAEAGSLLHEEVIGFEREDPRMAGVMEVAFLWNGSREERMHSFANSLATRQGGTHVDGFREGVAAAVTVYARRRGLLTAADTDLDVARIGEGLTAVVSVKLDRPQFLGATVGLLGNTAVRACVGETVQEHLGTWFEERPERAAEIVARLVRGLHED
- a CDS encoding amino acid permease, which gives rise to MTVSKSAAAIAAAPSAVAGGRGPRRSVLFFAFAFAVIADPVSSVAYAIEAALRALHGDLALLLPTMSLVIGLVVVVTANYWQLVRRFPKGGGAAAAAGRAFGARWTFLPIGALVVDFVLTIGISIAAATSAVIALFPGLAPLRIPMALLLLVVVAGLTWFGHGGRLLFAFMTVAFVIISVAVLILGFTSPHATGHAATSADPGRSAMLAVVLAFPVAMALATGIEAPSTAIAQLGQLDDTHRRRFGRGTLALLVVIVGGLTLALTALAVQLHIGIPGTDSTQIADIAHAAAGPGWLYSAFQLTSSLLLLAAASSSFQAGPGLLKALSGTPEQPGVLPPVLGRVNRHHTPYWSVVVYLAAAALIIVAAAGQEQKLVLFYAVAVFVSFLVGLVAMARFALREDKTALAWVNALAAVAVAFTLAVNLLRGWPMLSLVATLLIAAGLYARWTRAGRPTGIEDLEARAEAE